One Nicotiana tomentosiformis chromosome 4, ASM39032v3, whole genome shotgun sequence genomic window carries:
- the LOC104089634 gene encoding transcription factor MYB1R1-like has product MSNDCGNKEHELQSKGFMLFGVRVIEGGTCFRKSASMNNLVLFEQQQQDSNVAAGYASDDVVHPSARSRERKRGVPWTEEEHKLFLLGLQKVGKGDWRGISRNFVKTRTPTQVASHAQKYFLRRNNTNNRRRRRSSLFDITTHTVQTVAKLEDKQMNQNTIEKFPMSAFEQAKLSGNCESSTNNLMIGLNKSVKPIRSIPFLPVPPSSKMENLNLNKTYDQESSPLSLKLSTSTSSSDEKSPPARHSSGFQAMSSGFNGNTSGDSIISVA; this is encoded by the exons ATGTCTAACGATTGCGGAAACAAAGAGCATGAACTTCAAAGCAAAGGGTTCATGCTCTTTGGTGTTAGAGTGATAGAAGGTGGAACTTGTTTTAGGAAAAGTGCTAGCATGAACAACCTTGTTCTATTTGAACAGCAACAACAAGATTCCAACGTCGCCGCCGGCTATGCTTCTGATGACGTTGTTCATCCTTCTGCTAGGAGCCGTGAACGTAAAcgag GAGTTCCATGGACAGAGGAAGAGCACAAACTATTTTTATTAGGATTGCAGAAAGTAGGGAAAGGTGATTGGAGAGGAATTTCAAGAAACTTTGTCAAGACAAGGACCCCTACTCAGGTGGCCAGTCATGCTCAGAAGTACTTTCTCCGCCGAAATAACACGAATAACCGCCGACGCCGCCGCTCTAGTCTTTTTGACATCACCACTCATACT GTTCAAACTGTTGCTAAATTGGAAGATAAGCAAATGAATCAAAACACCATAGAAAAGTTTCCAATGTCAGCATTCGAGCAGGCAAAGTTATCTGGAAACTGTGAAAGCTCGACAAATAACTTAATGATAGGACTGAACAAATCCGTGAAGCCCATTAGGTCAATACCATTTCTCCCTGTCCCTCCCTCATCAAAAATGGAAAATCTCAATTTAAACAAGACATATGACCAAGAATCATCTCCTTTATCACTCAAGCTGTCCACATCGACGTCGTCATCGGACGAAAAATCGCCTCCGGCGAGACATTCATCGGGT